CTGTCTACCTACTAACTTAAGAAGCTGCTGAACTCCCAACTATGTATACACTGAAAAGCGGATAGCTAGTTGTCTGTTGTGGGAGAAGTACTGATGTCGCAAGTAGACGAAATTCTCGCGTTTTGGTTTGAACAACCGAATGCAGCTGATTACGGTAAACAACGCACGTTCTGGTTTACTAAAAGCCCTGAGATTGATCGAGAAATCTGCGCACGATTTTTGAGTGACTACGAACAAGCTGCGACTCATCAATTAAGCTCTTGGCAAGAGTCACCCCGCAGCTGCTTAGCATTAATTTTGCTACTAGACCAGTTTCCCCGCAATATCTTTCGCGGTACTCCTAAAGCTTTTGCTACCGACACCGCTGCTCTTACCACAGCACAGCACGCAGTTACTCAAGGTTTTGATCGAGAACTACTCAACGTACAGCGCTGGTTTATTTATTTGCCCTTTGAACACAGTGAAAATCTTGAGCATCAACGCCAGTGTGTTGAATTGTTCGCATCACTAAAGGACGATCCTGAAAGTGCTTCAGCAATAGACTACGCTCAGCGTCATCTAGCAGTCATAGAGCGGTTTGGGCGCTTTCCCCATCGCAACGAAATCCTCGGTCGCAAGTCAACTCCAGAAGAACTAGAGTTCCTCCAACAGCCAGGTTCGTCATTTTGAGTGGCAAGTAGTGGTTGGTAGCTAGCGATTAGTGGGAGTGTAGGAGTGTGGGCGTGTGCGCGTGTAGGAGAGATCTAAATGCTATGTTTCCCTGATACCCGCCTACTCTACTACCCTACTACCCGCTGACCTCTGCTCTCTTCTACTGTGGAACAACTTGAATCTGTGCTGGTTGCGAGGGTGGTTCTTGTAAAGCAGCTTGAATGCGAGGTGAAGCAAGTAGTTTTTGCGTATCGGCAATCAAACGATCGCCCCATAACTGCTCGCGTAAAAACTGCACATCACCATAACGTTGGTCGATGCGTAAAGCGGCTTCTCCCATTGCGATTGCGCGTTGCTGATCGCCTCTAACATAAAGTGCAACTGCCATAGCAAGTTGTGGTTCTGCAGCTTGTTTGTCAATACTTAATGCGGCTTGCCAATGCTTCACTGCTGCATTTATATCGCCTTGTTCGTATTTAATTAAACCAATATTATTTGTTGCAGGCCAGAACTTTTTATCAGAGGCGATCGCTCTGTTGTACTGATTGATTGCTTGCGGAAACTGTCTAAGCTTATAGTAGGCATTACCTAAATCAAACAGTCCCTCTGGATCGTTGGGTTTTAACTTCAACCCAGCTTGCAAAGTATCCACGGCTGCTTGGTATTTACCTTGTTGAAAATGAGCTGATCCCAAGGCAAACATAATCGATGCATTTTTTGGATCTAACACCCTAGCTTGATCCAAGGCGGCGATCGCTTCATCGTATCTGTTCGTCTGCAAATACAAACCACCCAACAAAAACCATGACTGATAGCTTCTTGGAGCTAATTGAGTTGCTAGTCGCGCTCTTGGTAAAGCTTGTTCATACTGTTGAAATTGTGCCAGTTGCGCTGCTTCCTGCGCCAAACTTAACCCTTGTTGCTCTAAAGCAGCTGAATTTAGTTGCGGTGTGCGGGGAATCAGTGCTTGTCCCAATGCTGGTTTTGTGACACCCAGTAAGGCACAGACAATCAAGAATTTTATCCAGAATTTGTGATTCGGCACAGTACAGCCTCAAACAATAATCTACAGAACCTTCAGCTAGCTTAAACTATTCCGGAGGGAATATGTAGGGGATAGTAGGGTAGGCGGGTAGTTGGGGAGACTAAGAGAGTTATGAATGTTGAGTGTTGAGTTATGAGTTAAGAAAATTCTTTTAATTCAAAATGTGCTAAGGCACCGCTACGCTAACAAAATTCAAAACTCAAAACTCTATTACCTACACTCCCACACTCCTACTCTCTTACTAGTCATTCGCCCTTTGTTCATCTTTTGTGATAAAAATCTCTACTTGTCTTTCACAGCTTAGATTAACATAACGTGTAAAGTGCGGTAGTGAGAGGACAATTGTTGTGGCTAAGGGAGTAGAAACGCACATCAGGGCGAAAATTCAACCTGTGGCAGTACAAGCCAAAAGGCAAGCGAAAGAAGCTAAACAGCATTTACTGCTGATGCTATGGTCAATGCGCAAGCGCAACCCTTTATTATTTTGGGGTGGCATCATTTCGATGTCTATGGCTTTTGGAGCAAGTGTGGCATTGTTTGCGCCAATATGGCCGAATAGCAATACTTTTAATCAAGAAAGACAATTCACTGGGCAAGGATTTATTAAAAGGCGATCGCCTGTAGACTTTTGGGCTGATGCTTCCCAATATCAAATATCACGTCCAGTTAACATTTTGGTAATGGGGATTGATCCTCCAAAAAATACAACCAACCATGCATCAGGAGTTTTTGCTGGTTCTAGCGATACAATGCTGCTTGTGCGCTTAGACCCTACAAACCAATCTATGAAAGTGCTTTCTATCCCCAAAGATAGCCAAGTTGTCATTCCTGAAATGGGGTTAGAAAAAATATCTCTAGCTAATGCTAACGGTGGTCCTGCTTTAGCTGCAAGAGTCGTTAGCCGTACTTTAAATAATGTTCCGATTGATCGCTACGTTCGGATTACCACAAATGCTTTTCAAGAACTCATTAATGCGTTAGGTGGTGTTGAGGTTTTTGTCCCTCAACAAATGTCATATGTAGATGCGACTCAAAAGTTAGAAATTAACTTAGCCGCAGGATGGCAAACTTTAGATGGCGACCAAGCACAACAATTCGCGCGATTTCGTAATTCAAATGTTGGTGATTTAGAACGCTCGCAGCGACAGCAGATGTTACTCAAGGCAATTCGCGATCGCCTGACTAGCCCTACTGTATTACCAATACTGCCTAGACTAGCTCGGTCAATGCAAAGTCATATAGATAGTAACTTGAGCTTAATTGAAATGCTCGCAATCGTAAACTTTGGCATTACAGTAGAACCACAAAATTTTCAAATGATACTAGTTCCAGGTAGTCTCAGTCCTCTTAGTTTAGATCCGAGTAGCTACTGGTTGGATGGTATTGGTATTAACCAAGTAATGAGCGAGTATTTTGATGTTAGACCTCTTGGGGGAATGCAAGCATCCCGCAGGCGATCGCTGACCTCTCTCAAAATTGCAGTGCAAAACGCTTCTGGCGACCCTAGTTTAAGCGATCGCGTCATCAAGTATTTACAAGAGCGTGGTTTTGAACGAGTCTACACTGTTTCTGATTGGCTTGACTCGCAGCGTCAAACAGAAATCGTTGCTCAACAAGGTAATTTAACAGCCGCAACCGATCTGCAACAGATTTTGGGTTTAGGGATTGTAGAACCTACTGCAACTGGCGATCTCGATTCACATCTAACGATTCGTATTGGTCAAGATTGGACACAGCAACAGTAACTAAAACGGGGCTAGTAGCTAGTTATGAGTGATAGCGATCCTACTTAAGTTGTAAGGTTTTTTTGGAAACGAACTATTAAGAACACATTGCCTGTAAGAGTTGCTGTTAGCCGCAGGCGTTAGGATAAGTCACAAACAGAAGAGAGGAGGAATTCTGATGAATTATCTAGGATTGCTGTAAGAAAATTCTTCAAAATTCAAAACTCATATCACTCTCTCAAATTTCTCCGTTTTTACTTTAGGCTAATAAACAGGCAGCAGGAAAAATCAGATATTCTAGAAAAAAGAGCTTCCAAATAAACTGATAGAAGTTTGCGATCGCGCTTTTGTCTTGTAAATCGACCTGCCAACTGCGCCACCACATCAGCCCTAACAATAGCAAATGAATACTGATTAAAAATACAACATTAACTTGAGGCAGCCATGCAGCAAAAAGCATTCCTAAATAGCAAATTGTCAGTACCCAACGTGCAAGATCAAAGACAGTCTTCTGTCCTAACTTGATCGTCAATGTTGTAATTTGATATTGGCGATCGCCTTCGATATCTGGAATATCCTTAAAAATAGCGATCGCCAACGTAAACACCAAAATGAACGCTGTTAGTGTCCAGACAACGGCAGGAATCGAGCGTTCAATCTGCAATACCCAACTAAAGTGCAAAAATAGTCCCAAATTTACGATGGCACCGCGTACTGAGAAGATGCACAGCGCTGCCCAGAAGGGAAACCGCTTCAACCGA
The DNA window shown above is from Gloeocapsopsis sp. IPPAS B-1203 and carries:
- a CDS encoding DUF924 family protein, whose amino-acid sequence is MSQVDEILAFWFEQPNAADYGKQRTFWFTKSPEIDREICARFLSDYEQAATHQLSSWQESPRSCLALILLLDQFPRNIFRGTPKAFATDTAALTTAQHAVTQGFDRELLNVQRWFIYLPFEHSENLEHQRQCVELFASLKDDPESASAIDYAQRHLAVIERFGRFPHRNEILGRKSTPEELEFLQQPGSSF
- a CDS encoding tetratricopeptide repeat protein is translated as MPNHKFWIKFLIVCALLGVTKPALGQALIPRTPQLNSAALEQQGLSLAQEAAQLAQFQQYEQALPRARLATQLAPRSYQSWFLLGGLYLQTNRYDEAIAALDQARVLDPKNASIMFALGSAHFQQGKYQAAVDTLQAGLKLKPNDPEGLFDLGNAYYKLRQFPQAINQYNRAIASDKKFWPATNNIGLIKYEQGDINAAVKHWQAALSIDKQAAEPQLAMAVALYVRGDQQRAIAMGEAALRIDQRYGDVQFLREQLWGDRLIADTQKLLASPRIQAALQEPPSQPAQIQVVPQ
- a CDS encoding LCP family protein; translation: MAKGVETHIRAKIQPVAVQAKRQAKEAKQHLLLMLWSMRKRNPLLFWGGIISMSMAFGASVALFAPIWPNSNTFNQERQFTGQGFIKRRSPVDFWADASQYQISRPVNILVMGIDPPKNTTNHASGVFAGSSDTMLLVRLDPTNQSMKVLSIPKDSQVVIPEMGLEKISLANANGGPALAARVVSRTLNNVPIDRYVRITTNAFQELINALGGVEVFVPQQMSYVDATQKLEINLAAGWQTLDGDQAQQFARFRNSNVGDLERSQRQQMLLKAIRDRLTSPTVLPILPRLARSMQSHIDSNLSLIEMLAIVNFGITVEPQNFQMILVPGSLSPLSLDPSSYWLDGIGINQVMSEYFDVRPLGGMQASRRRSLTSLKIAVQNASGDPSLSDRVIKYLQERGFERVYTVSDWLDSQRQTEIVAQQGNLTAATDLQQILGLGIVEPTATGDLDSHLTIRIGQDWTQQQ
- a CDS encoding homogentisate phytyltransferase, which translates into the protein MSQVFERLQQLGWRGWLHALWKFARPHTIIGTSLSVWGVYVLTYAIARSNISLLSPLGAWVACLCGNVYIVGLNQLEDVAIDKINKPHLPLASGEFSQRTGQTIVAVTGLLALLLAWMLGPYLLGMVAISLAIGTVYSLPPIRLKRFPFWAALCIFSVRGAIVNLGLFLHFSWVLQIERSIPAVVWTLTAFILVFTLAIAIFKDIPDIEGDRQYQITTLTIKLGQKTVFDLARWVLTICYLGMLFAAWLPQVNVVFLISIHLLLLGLMWWRSWQVDLQDKSAIANFYQFIWKLFFLEYLIFPAACLLA